One window of Burkholderia thailandensis E264 genomic DNA carries:
- a CDS encoding acetyl-CoA C-acetyltransferase yields the protein MTTVDQDPIVIASAARTPIAGFQGDFASLAAPQLGAVAIAAALERAGLKPEQIDEAVMGCVLPAGQGQAPARQAALGAKLPLSVGCTTVNKMCGSGMRAAMFAHDMLIAGSVDVIVAGGMESMTNAPYLLPKARAGMRMGHGQVLDHMFLDGLEDAYDKGRLMGTFAEECAGEYAFSREAQDAFAIESLARAKRANEDGSFAWEIASVTVAGKKGDTVVARDEQPFKANPEKIPTLKPAFSKTGTVTAANSSSISDGAAALVMMRASTANRLGVTPLARVVGHSTFAQAPSKFTTAPVGAIRRLFDKNGWRAAEVDLYEINEAFAVVTMAAMKEHGLPHDKVNVNGGACALGHPIGASGARILVTLIGALRARAAKRGVASLCIGGGEATAMGIELI from the coding sequence ATGACGACTGTTGATCAGGACCCGATCGTCATCGCGTCGGCGGCGCGCACGCCGATCGCGGGCTTTCAGGGCGACTTCGCGTCGCTCGCCGCGCCGCAGCTGGGCGCGGTCGCGATCGCCGCGGCGCTCGAGCGCGCGGGCTTGAAACCGGAGCAGATCGACGAGGCGGTGATGGGCTGCGTGCTGCCCGCGGGACAGGGACAGGCCCCGGCGCGGCAGGCCGCGCTCGGCGCGAAGCTGCCGCTGTCGGTCGGCTGCACGACGGTCAACAAGATGTGCGGCTCGGGCATGCGCGCGGCGATGTTCGCGCACGACATGCTCATCGCGGGCTCGGTCGACGTGATCGTCGCGGGCGGCATGGAAAGCATGACGAATGCGCCGTACCTGCTGCCGAAGGCGCGCGCGGGCATGCGCATGGGCCACGGCCAGGTGCTCGACCACATGTTCCTCGACGGCCTCGAGGACGCCTACGACAAGGGCCGCCTGATGGGCACGTTCGCCGAGGAATGCGCGGGCGAATACGCGTTCTCGCGCGAGGCGCAGGACGCGTTCGCGATCGAATCGCTCGCGCGCGCGAAGCGGGCGAACGAGGACGGCTCGTTCGCGTGGGAAATCGCGTCCGTCACGGTGGCCGGCAAGAAGGGCGACACGGTGGTCGCGCGCGACGAGCAGCCGTTCAAGGCGAACCCCGAGAAGATCCCGACCCTCAAGCCCGCGTTCAGCAAGACGGGCACCGTGACCGCCGCGAATTCGTCGTCGATCTCCGACGGCGCGGCCGCGCTCGTGATGATGCGCGCGTCGACGGCGAACAGGCTGGGCGTCACGCCGCTCGCGCGCGTCGTCGGCCATTCGACGTTCGCGCAAGCGCCGTCGAAGTTCACGACGGCGCCCGTCGGCGCGATCCGGCGCCTGTTCGACAAGAACGGCTGGCGCGCGGCCGAGGTCGACCTCTACGAGATCAACGAGGCGTTCGCGGTCGTCACGATGGCGGCGATGAAGGAGCACGGCCTGCCGCACGACAAAGTCAACGTCAACGGCGGCGCATGCGCGCTCGGCCATCCGATCGGCGCGTCGGGCGCCCGCATCCTCGTCACGCTGATCGGCGCGCTGCGCGCGCGCGCGGCCAAGCGCGGCGTCGCGAGCCTGTGCATCGGCGGCGGCGAGGCGACCGCGATGGGCATCGAGCTGATCTGA
- the bioA gene encoding adenosylmethionine--8-amino-7-oxononanoate transaminase: MSTHATDDWVARSLRAVWHPCTQMKHHERLPLIPVARGERAWLFDRAGNRYLDAISSWWVNLFGHANPRINAALKQQLDTLEHAMLAGCTHESAIELAERLAARTQHTLGHAFFASDGASAVEIALKMSFHAWRNRGRGDKREFVCIANGYHGETIGALGVTDVALFKDAYDPLIRAAHVVASPDARGARDGETAADVAARALGDVKRLFAERGEKIAALIVEPLVQCAAGFAMHDPSYVRGLRALCDAHDVHLIADEIAVGCGRTGTFFACEQAHVWPDFLCLSKGISGGYLPLSLVLSRDAIFDAFYDDDVTRGFLHSHSYTGNPLACRAAVATLDLFDTDDVLAENARKSALMREALAPLASHPQVRHLRERGTIFAFDVALEGDAAKTFPRRFFERALARETLLRPIGTTVYLMPPYILADGEIEWLASRTRATLDATLSETHA, from the coding sequence TTGAGCACACACGCAACCGACGACTGGGTCGCGCGCAGCCTGCGCGCGGTCTGGCATCCTTGCACGCAGATGAAGCACCACGAGCGGCTGCCGCTCATTCCCGTCGCGCGCGGCGAACGCGCGTGGCTGTTCGATCGCGCGGGCAACCGCTATCTCGACGCGATCAGTTCGTGGTGGGTGAACCTGTTCGGCCACGCGAACCCGCGCATCAACGCGGCGCTCAAGCAGCAGCTCGACACGCTCGAGCACGCGATGCTCGCCGGCTGCACGCACGAAAGCGCGATCGAGCTTGCCGAGCGGCTCGCCGCGCGCACGCAGCACACGCTCGGCCATGCGTTCTTTGCATCGGACGGCGCGTCGGCCGTCGAGATCGCGCTGAAGATGAGCTTCCACGCGTGGCGCAACCGCGGCCGCGGCGACAAGCGCGAATTCGTCTGCATCGCGAACGGTTACCACGGCGAGACCATCGGCGCGCTCGGCGTGACCGACGTCGCGCTGTTCAAGGACGCGTACGATCCGCTGATTCGCGCGGCGCACGTCGTCGCATCGCCGGACGCGCGCGGCGCGCGCGACGGCGAAACGGCGGCCGACGTCGCCGCGCGCGCGCTCGGCGACGTGAAACGCCTGTTCGCCGAGCGCGGCGAAAAGATCGCCGCGCTGATCGTCGAGCCGCTCGTGCAGTGCGCGGCCGGCTTCGCGATGCACGATCCGTCTTACGTGCGCGGCCTGCGCGCGCTGTGCGACGCGCACGACGTGCATCTGATCGCCGACGAGATCGCGGTCGGCTGCGGGCGCACCGGCACGTTCTTCGCATGCGAGCAGGCGCACGTGTGGCCCGATTTCCTGTGCCTGTCGAAGGGCATCAGCGGCGGCTACCTGCCGCTGTCGCTCGTGCTGTCGCGCGACGCGATCTTCGACGCGTTCTACGACGACGACGTGACGCGCGGCTTTTTGCACTCGCATTCGTACACGGGCAATCCGCTCGCGTGCCGCGCGGCCGTCGCGACGCTCGATCTGTTCGACACCGACGACGTGCTCGCCGAAAACGCGCGCAAGTCCGCGCTGATGCGCGAAGCGCTCGCGCCGCTCGCGTCGCATCCGCAGGTGCGCCACCTGCGCGAGCGCGGCACGATCTTCGCGTTCGACGTCGCGCTCGAAGGCGATGCGGCGAAAACGTTCCCGCGCCGCTTCTTCGAGCGCGCGCTCGCACGCGAGACGCTGCTGCGCCCGATCGGCACGACGGTCTATCTGATGCCGCCTTACATCCTCGCCGACGGCGAGATCGAATGGCTTGCATCGCGCACGCGCGCGACGCTCGACGCAACGCTTTCGGAGACTCACGCATGA
- a CDS encoding dienelactone hydrolase family protein, with protein sequence MVQFAWVGSGMAFGKVMTGWIAACVLSAAQAGPLPPDIPSAPAAAPRASGALANAERFDYGDSGLPPVAANLNETVIRIPVDAAGAITLEATVFKPDGPGPFPLVVFNHGKNPGDLRAQPRSRPLSFAREFVRRGYAVVAPNREGFAGSGGTYIQEGCDVERNGVAQARDVAATIGYMSKLPYVDAKHVVVAGTSHGGLVSLAYGTEAARGVRGIINFSGGLRQDLCEGWQKNLVNAFDTYGSRTHVPSLWLYGDNDSVWSPALVAQLRDAYMSHGASTLFVDFGRYKDDAHRIIVDRDGVPIWWPPVASFLAQLSLPTSVRYAVANPHEPKASGYAEIESVDAVPFIDDVGRAAYRRFLAQHPSRAFAVSSEGAWSWAEGGDDPMALALDGCRKQGAGACQLYAVDDRVVWRDAGTQTADESASAAHALASR encoded by the coding sequence TTGGTGCAATTCGCGTGGGTGGGCTCGGGCATGGCATTCGGCAAGGTGATGACGGGATGGATCGCGGCATGCGTGCTGTCTGCCGCTCAGGCCGGCCCGCTGCCGCCCGACATTCCGTCCGCACCCGCCGCCGCGCCGCGCGCATCCGGCGCGCTCGCGAACGCCGAGCGCTTCGACTACGGCGATTCGGGCCTGCCGCCCGTCGCCGCGAATCTCAACGAAACGGTCATCCGCATTCCGGTCGACGCGGCCGGCGCGATCACGCTCGAGGCGACGGTGTTCAAGCCGGATGGCCCCGGCCCCTTCCCGCTCGTCGTGTTCAACCACGGCAAGAATCCCGGCGATCTGCGCGCGCAGCCGCGCAGCCGGCCGCTGTCGTTCGCGCGCGAGTTCGTGCGGCGCGGCTACGCGGTCGTCGCGCCGAACCGCGAAGGCTTCGCGGGGTCGGGCGGCACCTACATCCAGGAAGGCTGCGACGTCGAGCGCAACGGCGTCGCGCAGGCGCGCGACGTCGCGGCGACGATCGGCTATATGTCGAAGCTGCCTTACGTCGACGCGAAGCACGTCGTCGTAGCGGGCACGTCGCACGGCGGGCTCGTGTCGCTCGCGTACGGCACCGAGGCCGCGCGCGGCGTGCGCGGAATCATCAACTTCTCGGGCGGGCTGCGCCAGGATCTCTGCGAAGGCTGGCAGAAGAACCTCGTCAACGCGTTCGACACGTACGGCTCGCGCACGCATGTGCCGTCGCTTTGGCTGTACGGCGACAACGACTCGGTGTGGTCGCCCGCGCTCGTCGCGCAACTTCGCGACGCGTACATGTCGCACGGCGCGAGCACGCTCTTCGTCGATTTCGGCCGCTACAAGGACGACGCGCACCGGATCATCGTCGATCGCGACGGCGTGCCGATCTGGTGGCCGCCCGTCGCATCGTTCCTCGCGCAGCTGAGCCTGCCGACGTCGGTCCGCTACGCGGTCGCGAACCCTCACGAGCCGAAGGCAAGCGGCTATGCGGAGATCGAATCGGTCGACGCGGTGCCGTTCATCGACGACGTCGGCCGCGCCGCGTATCGGCGCTTTCTCGCACAGCATCCGAGCCGCGCGTTCGCGGTGTCGAGCGAAGGCGCGTGGTCGTGGGCCGAAGGCGGCGACGATCCGATGGCGCTCGCGCTCGACGGCTGCCGCAAGCAGGGCGCGGGCGCGTGCCAGCTGTATGCGGTCGACGATCGCGTCGTGTGGCGCGACGCGGGCACGCAAACGGCCGACGAATCGGCGAGCGCGGCGCACGCGCTCGCAAGCCGCTGA
- a CDS encoding copper homeostasis protein CutC, which translates to MPASSILLEVIATTIGDARAAARAGADRIELVTAISEGGLTPSIGVIEAVVAAVPIPVNVIVRPHSRSFRYDASELAAIARDVRAAVAAGANGVVFGMLDAHGDIDLDALRRIADAADGRDLTFHRAFDVARDLNAAFDTLLRVPCVTSVLTSGGHPSVLDARDVVARMVRRAEGTTCTVLAGAGLTVDALGDFVRATGVRAVHFGSGVRERGEVLAPVDERRVAKARATLDAAARG; encoded by the coding sequence ATGCCAGCTTCCTCGATCCTTCTCGAAGTCATCGCGACGACGATCGGCGACGCGAGAGCCGCCGCGCGCGCGGGCGCCGACCGCATCGAGCTCGTGACCGCGATCAGCGAGGGCGGCTTGACGCCGAGCATCGGCGTGATCGAAGCCGTCGTCGCCGCGGTGCCGATTCCCGTCAATGTGATCGTGCGCCCGCACAGCCGCTCGTTCCGCTACGACGCGAGCGAGCTCGCGGCGATCGCGCGCGACGTGCGCGCGGCCGTCGCGGCGGGTGCGAACGGCGTCGTGTTCGGGATGCTCGACGCGCACGGCGACATCGATCTCGATGCATTGCGGCGCATCGCCGATGCGGCCGACGGGCGCGACCTCACGTTCCATCGCGCGTTCGACGTCGCGCGCGATCTGAACGCCGCGTTCGATACGTTGCTGCGCGTGCCGTGCGTCACGTCGGTGCTGACGTCGGGCGGGCATCCGTCGGTGCTCGATGCGCGCGATGTCGTCGCGCGGATGGTGCGGCGCGCCGAGGGCACGACGTGCACGGTGCTCGCCGGCGCGGGGCTCACAGTCGATGCGCTCGGCGACTTCGTGCGCGCCACGGGCGTGCGGGCCGTGCATTTCGGCTCGGGCGTGCGCGAGCGCGGCGAGGTGCTCGCGCCGGTCGACGAGCGGCGCGTCGCGAAGGCGCGCGCGACGCTCGACGCGGCGGCGCGGGGGTAG
- a CDS encoding SDR family oxidoreductase — MKTVLIVGASRGIGREFVGQYLRDGWRVIATARDAASLASLDALGARTLALDVARPDDVAAFDARLGDTALDAAVVVSGVYGPRTAGVEPVGAEDFDAVMHTNVLGPMLLMPILLPLVEASRGVLAVLSSKMGSISEATGTTGWLYRASKAAVNDALKIASLQARHAACIALHPGWVRTDMGGAQAALEPQASVAGMRRVIAQAAGDRERANGRFFQYDGVELGW; from the coding sequence ATGAAGACCGTATTGATCGTCGGCGCATCGCGCGGCATCGGCCGCGAATTCGTCGGCCAATATCTGCGCGACGGGTGGCGCGTGATCGCCACCGCGCGCGACGCGGCGTCGCTCGCGTCGCTCGATGCGCTCGGCGCGCGCACGCTCGCGCTCGACGTCGCGCGGCCCGACGACGTCGCGGCGTTCGACGCGCGGCTCGGCGACACCGCGCTCGACGCGGCCGTCGTCGTATCGGGCGTGTACGGCCCGCGCACGGCGGGCGTCGAGCCCGTCGGCGCGGAGGACTTCGATGCGGTGATGCATACGAACGTGCTCGGCCCGATGCTGCTGATGCCGATCCTGCTGCCGCTCGTCGAGGCGAGCCGCGGCGTCCTCGCGGTGCTGTCGAGCAAGATGGGCAGCATCAGCGAGGCGACCGGCACGACGGGCTGGCTCTATCGCGCGAGCAAGGCCGCGGTGAACGACGCGCTCAAGATCGCGTCGCTGCAGGCGCGGCACGCGGCCTGCATCGCGCTGCATCCGGGCTGGGTGCGCACCGACATGGGCGGCGCGCAAGCCGCGCTCGAACCGCAGGCGAGCGTCGCCGGCATGCGCCGCGTGATCGCGCAGGCGGCGGGCGACCGCGAGCGCGCGAACGGCCGCTTCTTCCAATACGACGGCGTCGAGCTCGGCTGGTGA
- the bioF gene encoding 8-amino-7-oxononanoate synthase yields the protein MNLLATLERGLADIDAQGLRRRRRIADTACSAHMSVDGREIVGFASNDYLGLAAHPRLIEAFAEGARRYGAGSGGSHLLGGHSRAHAALEDELAAFSGGFSDAPRALYFSTGYMANLAALTALAGRGATIFSDALNHASLIDGTRLSRANVQVYPHGDADALDALLRACDAPTKLIVSDTVFSMDGDVAPLARLVALAEAHGAWLVVDDAHGFGVLGPQGRGALAAHGLRSPNLVYVGTLGKAAGAAGAFIVAHETVIEWLVQRARSYIFTTAAPPSVACAVSASLAVIASDEGDARRAHLAALIERTRAILRATPWQPVDSHTAVQPLVIGSNEATLAAMAALDAQGLWVPAIRPPTVPAGTSRLRISLSAAHSFADLARLEAALVTPIEAAA from the coding sequence ATGAATCTGCTCGCCACGCTCGAACGCGGCCTGGCCGACATCGACGCACAGGGGCTGCGCCGCCGCCGCCGCATCGCGGACACCGCATGCAGCGCGCACATGAGCGTCGACGGCCGCGAGATCGTCGGCTTCGCGAGCAACGACTACCTCGGGCTCGCCGCGCATCCGCGCTTGATCGAAGCGTTCGCCGAGGGCGCGCGGCGCTACGGCGCGGGCAGCGGCGGCTCGCATCTGCTCGGCGGCCACTCGCGCGCGCACGCGGCGCTCGAAGACGAGCTCGCCGCGTTCTCGGGCGGCTTCTCCGACGCGCCGCGCGCGCTCTACTTCAGCACCGGCTACATGGCGAACCTCGCCGCGCTCACCGCGCTCGCGGGCCGCGGCGCGACGATCTTCTCCGACGCGCTCAATCACGCGTCGCTGATCGACGGCACGCGGCTGTCGCGCGCGAACGTGCAGGTCTACCCGCACGGCGACGCCGACGCGCTCGACGCGCTCCTGCGCGCCTGCGACGCGCCGACGAAGCTGATCGTCTCCGACACCGTGTTCAGCATGGACGGCGACGTCGCACCGCTCGCGCGGCTCGTCGCGCTCGCCGAAGCGCACGGCGCATGGCTCGTCGTCGACGATGCGCACGGCTTCGGCGTGCTCGGCCCTCAAGGCCGCGGCGCACTCGCCGCGCACGGGCTGCGCTCGCCGAACCTCGTCTACGTCGGCACGCTCGGCAAGGCGGCGGGCGCCGCGGGCGCGTTTATCGTCGCGCACGAGACGGTGATCGAATGGCTCGTGCAGCGCGCGCGCAGCTACATCTTCACGACGGCCGCGCCGCCGTCCGTCGCGTGCGCGGTGTCCGCGAGCCTCGCGGTGATCGCGAGCGACGAAGGCGACGCGCGGCGCGCGCATCTCGCCGCGCTGATCGAGCGCACGCGAGCGATCCTGCGCGCGACGCCGTGGCAACCGGTCGATTCGCACACGGCCGTGCAGCCGCTCGTGATCGGCAGCAACGAAGCGACGCTCGCCGCGATGGCCGCGCTCGACGCGCAGGGCCTGTGGGTGCCCGCGATCCGCCCGCCGACGGTGCCGGCCGGCACGTCGCGGCTGCGGATCTCGCTGTCGGCCGCGCACTCGTTCGCCGATCTCGCGCGCCTCGAAGCGGCGCTCGTCACGCCGATCGAGGCCGCCGCATGA
- the bioB gene encoding biotin synthase BioB, producing the protein MTEAQTACPTTETPVAAPVAPRWRVADVIALYELPFNDLLFRAQQTHREHFDANAIQLSTLLSIKTGGCEEDCGYCSQSAHHDTGLKAEKLMEVDAVLAAARTAKENGATRFCMGAAWRNPKDRHIEPIKEMIRGVKDMGLETCVTLGMLEEHQAKALAEAGLDYYNHNLDTSPEFYGQIISTRTYQDRLDTLERVRDAGINVCCGGIIGMGESRRERAGLIAQLANMNPYPESVPINNLVAIEGTPLENAQALDPFEFVRTIAVARITMPKAMVRLSAGREQLDDSMQALCFLAGANSMFYGDVLLTTGNPRAEADRKLLARLGMSATEATQLSA; encoded by the coding sequence ATGACTGAAGCTCAAACCGCTTGCCCGACGACCGAAACGCCGGTGGCCGCGCCCGTCGCGCCGCGCTGGCGCGTCGCCGACGTGATCGCGCTCTACGAGCTGCCGTTCAACGATCTGCTGTTCCGCGCGCAGCAGACGCACCGCGAGCACTTCGACGCGAACGCGATCCAGCTGTCGACGCTGCTATCGATCAAGACGGGCGGATGCGAGGAGGATTGCGGCTACTGCTCGCAATCCGCGCATCACGACACCGGCCTGAAGGCGGAGAAACTGATGGAAGTGGACGCCGTGCTCGCCGCCGCGCGCACCGCGAAGGAAAACGGCGCGACGCGCTTCTGCATGGGCGCCGCGTGGCGCAACCCGAAGGATCGCCACATCGAGCCGATCAAGGAGATGATCCGCGGCGTGAAGGACATGGGCCTCGAGACGTGCGTGACGCTCGGCATGCTCGAAGAACACCAGGCGAAGGCGCTGGCGGAGGCGGGCCTCGACTATTACAACCACAACCTCGACACGTCGCCCGAGTTCTACGGCCAGATCATCTCGACGCGCACGTACCAGGATCGCCTCGACACGCTCGAGCGCGTGCGCGACGCGGGCATCAACGTGTGCTGCGGCGGGATCATCGGGATGGGCGAATCGCGCCGCGAGCGCGCAGGCCTCATCGCGCAGCTCGCGAACATGAACCCGTATCCGGAATCGGTGCCGATCAACAATCTCGTCGCGATCGAGGGCACGCCGCTCGAGAACGCGCAAGCGCTCGATCCGTTCGAGTTCGTGCGCACGATCGCGGTCGCGCGCATCACGATGCCGAAGGCAATGGTGCGCTTGTCGGCAGGCCGCGAGCAGCTCGACGATTCGATGCAGGCGCTGTGCTTCCTCGCCGGCGCGAATTCGATGTTCTACGGCGACGTGCTGCTCACGACCGGCAATCCGCGCGCCGAAGCGGATCGCAAGCTGCTCGCGCGGCTCGGGATGTCGGCGACCGAAGCGACGCAGTTGAGCGCCTGA
- the bioD gene encoding dethiobiotin synthase, which translates to MSAPLSLFVTGTDTEIGKTFVSTALLHGFARAGLRAAAMKPIAAGAYQRDGVWRNEDADQLDAAANVALPATIRTPFLLKAAAAPHIAAAREGVALDIDTIVGAHRRACERADVVVVEGVGGFRVPLAGTRDTADLAVALGLPVVLVVGVRLGCISHALLTADAIAARGLAIAGWVANRVDAAMRFADDNVDTLRAWLEREHGAPLLGDIAHMSPPSPEAASRSLDVNRLLGALRETAPR; encoded by the coding sequence ATGAGCGCGCCGCTCTCGCTGTTCGTGACGGGCACCGACACCGAGATCGGCAAGACCTTCGTATCGACCGCGCTGCTGCACGGCTTCGCGCGCGCGGGGCTGCGCGCGGCCGCGATGAAGCCGATCGCCGCGGGCGCGTACCAGCGCGACGGCGTGTGGCGCAACGAGGACGCGGACCAGCTCGACGCGGCCGCGAACGTCGCGCTGCCCGCCACGATCCGCACGCCGTTCCTGCTGAAGGCGGCCGCCGCGCCGCACATCGCCGCCGCGCGCGAGGGCGTCGCGCTCGACATCGATACGATCGTCGGCGCGCATCGCCGCGCGTGCGAGAGGGCGGACGTCGTCGTCGTCGAAGGCGTCGGCGGCTTTCGCGTGCCGCTCGCCGGCACGCGCGACACCGCCGATCTGGCGGTCGCGCTCGGCCTGCCCGTCGTGCTCGTCGTCGGCGTGCGGCTCGGCTGCATCAGCCACGCGCTCCTCACCGCCGACGCGATCGCCGCGCGCGGCCTCGCGATCGCCGGCTGGGTCGCGAACCGCGTCGATGCCGCGATGCGCTTCGCCGACGACAACGTCGACACGCTGCGCGCGTGGCTCGAACGCGAGCACGGCGCGCCGCTACTCGGCGACATCGCGCACATGAGCCCGCCGTCGCCGGAAGCGGCGTCGCGCTCGCTCGACGTGAACCGCTTGCTGGGCGCGCTGCGCGAAACCGCGCCGCGCTGA
- the can gene encoding carbonate dehydratase has protein sequence MNTNDHPLSHLFDNNDAWVRRKLADDPHYFSRLADQQAPEYLWIGCSDSRVPANQIIGLPPGEVFVHRNIANVVVHTDLNCLSVIQFAVDLLKVKHIMVVGHYGCSGVNAALHSRRVGLADNWLHHVQDVREKHAALLEDWPLGEARYRRLIELNAIEQVVNVCRTTIVNDAWARGQSLTVHALVYGVHDGRMRNLGMAVSHAEQLDATYRRAVGALSANGAHSADNDVVAADAADLIAQTIKETKHDDC, from the coding sequence ATGAACACGAACGACCATCCGCTCTCCCATCTGTTCGACAACAACGACGCCTGGGTCAGGCGCAAGCTCGCCGACGACCCGCACTACTTCTCGCGCCTCGCCGACCAGCAGGCGCCCGAATATCTGTGGATCGGCTGCTCCGATTCGCGCGTGCCCGCGAACCAGATCATCGGCCTGCCGCCGGGCGAAGTGTTCGTCCATCGCAACATCGCGAACGTCGTCGTGCACACCGACCTGAACTGCCTGTCGGTGATCCAGTTCGCGGTCGACCTGCTGAAGGTCAAGCACATCATGGTCGTCGGCCACTACGGCTGCTCGGGCGTGAACGCCGCGCTGCACAGCCGCCGCGTCGGGCTCGCGGACAACTGGCTGCACCACGTGCAGGACGTGCGCGAAAAGCATGCGGCGCTGCTCGAGGATTGGCCGCTCGGCGAGGCGCGCTACCGGCGCCTGATCGAGCTCAACGCGATCGAGCAGGTCGTCAACGTGTGCCGCACGACGATCGTCAACGACGCGTGGGCGCGCGGCCAGTCGCTCACCGTGCACGCGCTCGTCTACGGCGTGCACGACGGCCGGATGCGCAACCTCGGAATGGCCGTGTCGCATGCCGAACAGCTCGATGCGACGTACCGCCGCGCGGTCGGCGCGCTCTCGGCAAACGGCGCGCATTCGGCGGACAATGACGTCGTGGCGGCCGATGCGGCCGATCTCATTGCCCAAACCATCAAGGAGACGAAACATGACGACTGTTGA
- a CDS encoding YchJ family protein produces the protein MQATTNVSERPLDCPCGGAAPGASANARAPRYADCCARLIDGHATAATALELMRSRYSAYVLGATDYLRATWDPRTCPPDLDADAGRADAPRWLGLAIKRHAQLDDTHAEVEFVARYKIGGRAHRMHETSRFTRDAQGAWRYVDGDVSER, from the coding sequence ATGCAAGCCACAACGAATGTCTCCGAGCGCCCGCTCGATTGCCCGTGCGGCGGCGCCGCGCCCGGCGCGAGCGCGAACGCGCGCGCGCCGCGCTACGCGGATTGCTGCGCACGCCTGATCGACGGGCACGCCACCGCGGCGACCGCGCTCGAACTGATGCGCTCGCGCTACAGCGCGTACGTGCTCGGCGCAACCGACTATCTGCGCGCGACCTGGGACCCGCGCACCTGCCCGCCCGATCTCGACGCCGACGCAGGCCGCGCCGACGCGCCGCGCTGGCTCGGCCTCGCGATCAAGCGCCATGCGCAACTCGACGATACGCACGCCGAAGTGGAATTCGTCGCGCGCTACAAAATCGGCGGACGCGCGCACCGGATGCACGAAACAAGCCGTTTCACGCGCGACGCGCAAGGCGCGTGGCGCTACGTGGACGGCGATGTAAGCGAGCGCTGA